One segment of Penaeus monodon isolate SGIC_2016 unplaced genomic scaffold, NSTDA_Pmon_1 PmonScaffold_14043, whole genome shotgun sequence DNA contains the following:
- the LOC119569318 gene encoding histone H3, with protein sequence MARTKQTARKSTGGKAPRKQLATKAARKSAPATGGVKKPHRYRPGTVALREIRRYQKSTELLIRKLPFQRLVREIAQDFKTDLRFQSSAVMALQEASEAYLVGLFEDTNLCAIHAKRVTIMPKDIQLARRIRGERA encoded by the coding sequence ATGGCACGTACCAAGCAGACTGCACGCAAGTCTACTGGAGGCAAGGCTCCCCGCAAGCAGTTGGCCACCAAGGCAGCACGTAAGTCTGCCCCTGCTACCGGAGGTGTCAAGAAGCCCCATCGTTACAGGCCTGGAACTGTCGCCCTTCGTGAGATCCGTCGTTACCAGAAGAGCACAGAGCTCCTGATCCGCAAGCTGCCCTTCCAGCGTCTTGTCCGTGAGATTGCCCAAGACTTCAAGACTGACCTCCGCTTCCAGTCGTCTGCTGTCATGGCTCTGCAGGAGGCCTCCGAGGCTTACCTGGTTGGCCTTTTCGAGGACACCAACCTGTGTGCCATTCACGCTAAGCGCGTGACCATTATGCCCAAGGATATCCAACTTGCTCGTCGTATTCGCGGAGAGCGCGCCTAA
- the LOC119569319 gene encoding histone H4, with the protein MTGRGKGGKGLGKGGAKRHRKVLRDNIQGITKPAIRRLARRGGVKRISGLIYEETRGVLKVFLENVIRDAVTYTEHAKRKTVTAMDVVYALKRQGRTLYGFGG; encoded by the coding sequence ATGACTGGACGTGGAAAGGGCGGAAAGGGTCTCGGAAAGGGAGGTGCTAAGAGGCATCGCAAGGTGTTGCGTGATAACATCCAGGGTATCACCAAACCTGCCATCCGTCGTCTTGCTCGTCGTGGAGGTGTCAAGCGTATCTCTGGTCTCATCTATGAAGAAACCCGTGGTGTCCTCAAGGTGTTCCTCGAGAACGTGATTCGTGACGCTGTCACCTACACTGAGCACGCCAAGAGGAAGACTGTCACCGCCATGGATGTGGTCTATGCTCTCAAGCGCCAAGGACGCACCCTGTACGGTTTCGGCGGTTaa